A DNA window from Zingiber officinale cultivar Zhangliang chromosome 3A, Zo_v1.1, whole genome shotgun sequence contains the following coding sequences:
- the LOC122050746 gene encoding putative pentatricopeptide repeat-containing protein At3g15130: protein MQIQPATRISAGGAAAKALHGRLLRTHLLPHAAVHPKLLLLLRHPADASRWNSLLAAFARHGFRSSALLSFAILNSLGLPSDSYSLCSALTVASPDLARQIHARGLTSGCLSSVFVCGALIDCYARSLAVEDASQVFDEMPHRNTVCANSLLGGYVESRRWTEGFRLFRRMRELSLEPDGFTVSAVLQICSEAPAAPLGLQTHAYLLRRSAFTENAVLICSLVEMYARCGLVAKAHSVFDMAAHVTRKDVVLWTSMLNAYGRNGKFAEVVETYEKMLLEGIEPDKIALLAVLSACSHSGNVIKGLNFFNSILRVHGMVPGAEHYGCVIDMLCKAGNLEMAWKFANEMMMMENKSGGGNLNASVWGALLSACRNSGNVEIGKIAAKMALEFDPYNAGIHVEWSNLYASAGLWNEIGEVRELMKVKGLKKDVGHSQVDSFSLRNGYDSV from the coding sequence ATGCAAATCCAACCAGCAACCCGGATCTCCGCCGGCGGCGCCGCCGCTAAGGCCCTCCACGGTCGCCTACTCCGAACCCACCTCCTCCCCCACGCCGCCGTTCACCCCaaactcctcctcctcctccgccacccCGCCGACGCTTCCCGCTGGAACTCTCTCCTTGCCGCCTTCGCCCGCCACGGCTTTCGCTCCTCGGCGCTACTCTCCTTCGCAATCCTCAACAGCCTGGGCCTTCCCTCCGATTCCTACTCCCTCTGCTCCGCCCTCACCGTCGCCTCCCCGGACCTCGCCCGTCAGATCCACGCCCGCGGGCTCACCTCCGGCTGTCTCTCCAGCGTCTTCGTCTGCGGCGCTCTGATCGATTGCTACGCCCGATCGCTCGCCGTGGAGGATGCCTCCCAGGTGTTCGACGAAATGCCTCACAGAAACACGGTCTGCGCCAATTCCCTCCTCGGCGGATACGTCGAGAGCCGGCGCTGGACGGAGGGCTTCCGCCTCTTCCGCAGAATGCGCGAGCTCTCACTGGAGCCCGACGGCTTCACCGTGTCCGCCGTTTTGCAGATTTGCTCCGAGGCGCCGGCCGCCCCATTGGGCTTGCAAACGCACGCATACCTTCTCCGCAGGAGTGCCTTCACCGAGAACGCTGTCCTCATTTGCTCCTTGGTGGAAATGTATGCACGGTGCGGCCTTGTAGCCAAGGCTCACTCGGTGTTCGATATGGCTGCACATGTAACACGCAAGGACGTCGTGCTATGGACTTCGATGCTCAATGCTTACGGCCGGAATGGGAAGTTTGCTGAGGTTGTAGAAACATACGAGAAAATGCTACTTGAAGGGATCGAACCCGATAAGATTGCTTTGTTGGCTGTTCTTTCAGCTTGTAGTCACTCGGGTAATGTGATCAAGGGTCTCAACTTTTTCAATTCGATCTTGCGGGTGCACGGTATGGTTCCTGGAGCTGAGCATTATGGATGTGTGATTGATATGCTTTGCAAAGCAGGGAATTTGGAGATGGCATGGAAGTTTGCCAatgagatgatgatgatggaaaATAAATCTGGTGGTGGTAATTTGAATGCCAGTGTTTGGGGTGCTTTGCTTAGTGCTTGCAGAAACTCCGGGAACGTCGAGATAGGGAAGATTGCTGCTAAGATGGCTCTGGAATTCGATCCTTACAATGCAGGGATTCATGTGGAGTGGTCTAACTTGTATGCCTCTGCTGGCTTGTGGAATGAGATTGGTGAAGTAAGAGAATTAATGAAAGTGAAGGGATTGAAGAAAGATGTGGGGCACAGTCAGGTTGATTCCTTCAGCCTACGAAATGGTTACGATTCAGTTTGA
- the LOC122052638 gene encoding calcium-dependent protein kinase 28-like, translated as MGVCFSADIKVTGGSRRSGGATASEKQAEGPRNEAASEQPPQKERGEKKRSVGLVPCGKRTDFGYAKDFENRYSIGKLLGHGQFGYTFVATEKATGERVAVKRIDKNKVNLQTCVLTFVPSVFCFFFFFFFPSFFSDEKCTSYTIRVCEKTGRIDFEFVIASLFEYNSVTC; from the coding sequence ATGGGCGTGTGCTTCTCCGCGGACATCAAGGTCACCGGTGGCTCCAGAAGAAGTGGCGGCGCGACGGCGAGCGAGAAGCAGGCGGAGGGGCCGCGGAATGAGGCGGCGTCGGAGCAGCCGCCGCAGAAGGAGCGAGGTGAGAAGAAGCGGTCCGTTGGGCTGGTACCTTGCGGGAAAAGAACCGACTTTGGGTACGCGAAAGATTTCGAGAACAGGTACTCGATTGGGAAGCTTCTCGGGCATGGCCAGTTTGGGTACACCTTCGTCGCCACTGAGAAGGCTACCGGAGAGCGGGTGGCAGTAAAGAGGATAGACAAGAATAAGGTAAATCTGCAAACGTGCGTCCTTACTTTTGTTCCTTCggttttctgttttttttttttttttttttttccttcttttttctcGGATGAGAAATGTACGAGCTATACAATTAGAGTGTGTGAAAAAACTGGAAgaatagattttgaatttgttattgCATCTCTATTTGAGTATAATTCAGTTACCTGTTGA